The proteins below are encoded in one region of Festucalex cinctus isolate MCC-2025b chromosome 2, RoL_Fcin_1.0, whole genome shotgun sequence:
- the LOC144014565 gene encoding chymotrypsin-like elastase family member 2A translates to MRKLVLLTLMVVDVCGCGLPTYPPVLGRVVAGVDAKPHSWPWQVSLQSDSSGRWSHVCGGTLIATEWVLTAAHCINGRYNYRVEVGKHSLKSSEENSVTRRAARIIPHEGYNILLSRNDIALIKLSSPVAFSDTIMPSCLPQCNAVLPHGTACYITGWGRLSTEGAPADILQQALLPVIDHDTCSQPDWWGVLATDKMVCAGGDGITAGCNGDSGGPLNCQNPDGSWTVHGVVSFGSGQGCNFFQKPTVFTQVSSYLDWIDRVKSNY, encoded by the exons TCTGTGGATGCGGTCTTCCCACGTACCCTCCTGTGCTGGGTCGAGTGGTAGCAGGTGTGGACGCCAAGCCACACAGTTGGCCCTGGCAG gtttctctccagtctgACAGCAGTGGGCGCTGGAGTCATGTGTGTGGGGGAACCTTGATTGCAACCGAGTGGGTCCTCACTGCTGCACACTGCATCAA TGGCCGTTATAACTATAGAGTGGAAGTGGGTAAGCACAGCTTAAAGTCAAGTGAGGAGAACTCGGTAACTCGAAGGGCAGCCCGGATCATCCCCCATGAAGGCTACAACATCCTGCTCAGCCG CAACGACATTGCCCTGATCAAGCTCTCCAGCCCTGTGGCATTTTCTGACACAATCATGCCATCCTGCCTCCCTCAATGTAATGCCGTCCTTCCCCATGGTACTGCATGCTACATAACTGGCTGGGGTCGCTTGTCCA CTGAAGGTGCTCCGGCTGACATCCTGCAGCAGGCTCTCCTTCCCGTGATCGACCATGACACCTGCTCGCAGCCCGATTGGTGGGGCGTCCTGGCAACTGACAAGATGGTCTGCGCTGGTGGAGACGGCATCACTGCTGGCTGTaat GGAGATTCTGGGGGTCCTTTGAACTGCCAGAACCCGGACGGCTCCTGGACCGTCCATGGTGTGGTGAGCTTTGGTTCAGGACAGGGCTGTAACTTCTTCCAGAAGCCAACTGTGTTTACTCAAGTCAGCTCCTATCTGGACTGGATTGATAGA GTTAAGAGCAACTACTGA